In the Bacteroidales bacterium genome, TTCTGAAACTCTTTTTATTCTAGCAATTCCATTTTTTTTAAAAAGTTTTGGTATTAAAAAAGTAATGATAATAAGTTTATTTGCTTGGGTTTTACGTTTTGGCTTGTTTGCTTATGGAACACCAGATGGTTATGGGCTGGTACTAATTGTTGTTTCAATGATTGTTTATGGTATGGCATTTGATTTTTTCAATATCTCTGGTTCTTTATTTATAGAAACAGCTACAGACAGTAAAATGCGAGGAAGTGCTCAAGGTTTATTTATGATGATGACAAATGGATTCGGAACAATGATTGGAGCATTGGGAAGTGGTATGATTATTGATAAATTTTATGTTCTCCCAGACGGGGTATGGGATTGGCATAATATATGGCTTGCTTTTGCAGGATATGCTCTTGTAGTAGCGATATTATTTATTATTTTATTCAAGCATAAGCATAACCCTGACGAGATAGGGGAGGTGAAGCACTAGAAATAGAGCTGAGGAAATAATCTAAAGAGAAAAGGCATTCGTAAACTTACGAATGCCTTTTCTTTTAAAATATAAGAATAGATGTTACTTTTTTCTTTTATTTATTTCGTCGCGAATAATAGAGGCGCGTTCGTAGTTTTCATCCTCAATTGCCTTAAGTAATAGATCGTTTAAATTACTAATACTTAAATCTATAAATTCACTATCGTCAGTACCTTGTTCTTTTGATATCTTTTTGTTTTCTTCATCAGGGTCAAGTACAATTCCTCCTACCGACATTATGCTTTCATAGGTATAGATTGGACTATTAAACCGTAATGCAATAGCTACGGCATCAGAGGTGCGCGAGTCTAATTCTACAGTTTCTCCATCTTTTTCACAAACTAGTATCGAATAAAAAATCCCTTCTTGGAATTTATTAATAACAACTTCCTTAATTTCTATATCAAATGTTTCAGCAAAAGTTTTAAATAAATCGTGAGTTAATGGGCGAGCAGGTTTTAATTTCTCAACCTCAATGGCAATAGCCTGAGCTTCTAACCCGCCCACAATGATTGGTAAACGGCGGTTTCCATTTACTTCGCCCAAAATAAGTGCATAAGCACTACTTTGAGAGTGACTATAAGACAAACCAACTATTTTTAA is a window encoding:
- a CDS encoding bifunctional nuclease family protein; amino-acid sequence: MQKIELKIVGLSYSHSQSSAYALILGEVNGNRRLPIIVGGLEAQAIAIEVEKLKPARPLTHDLFKTFAETFDIEIKEVVINKFQEGIFYSILVCEKDGETVELDSRTSDAVAIALRFNSPIYTYESIMSVGGIVLDPDEENKKISKEQGTDDSEFIDLSISNLNDLLLKAIEDENYERASIIRDEINKRKK